From the genome of Zonotrichia albicollis isolate bZonAlb1 chromosome 20, bZonAlb1.hap1, whole genome shotgun sequence, one region includes:
- the GNL2 gene encoding nucleolar GTP-binding protein 2 produces MVKPRYKGRCSINPSRASTNPDRIGGEGGNNMRDRATIRRLNMYRQKERRNKRGKIIKPLQYQSTVAPGTVARVEPNIKWFGNTRVIKQSSLQKFQEEMETVMKDPYRVIMKQKKLPMSLFHDRIKPHTSRVHILDTETFETTFGPKAQRKRPNLSASDVQSLVENAEASSESYDRGKDRDLVTEDTGVRDEAQEEIFKKGQSKRIWGELYKVIDSSDVVVQVLDARDPMGTRSPHVESYLKKEKPWKHLIFVLNKCDLIPTWATKRWVTVLSQEYPTLAFHASLTNPFGKGAFIQLLRQFGKLHSDKKQISVGFIGYPNVGKSSVINTLRSKKVCSVAPIAGETKVWQYITLMRRIFLIDCPGVVYPSGDSETDIVLKGVVQVEKIKSPEDHICAVLERAKEEYIRKTYKIESWTDTEDFLEKLAARTGKLLKGGEPDLQTVSKMVLNDWQRGRIPFFVMPPMAEPVAGQPAPQPPVLEAAVTSSQDITEEKVSELVAPAVEAAEEGNNTNNEIRQLMSHVRQNFGRINVAPQFSEEDLVPVDVPGFDDTDHESTGEEEEEEEEEKEENEEHPGEEELQMAPAVQESSKAVLKALEDKIAKYKKFLDRAKAKRFSAIRIPKRLSDQVFAKSMEKAEKPKETGDRGTEKKRKMKEEESDDDDQLGKQPCKKLTSKERRRAERQQRSKKVGVRYYETHNVKNKNKNKKKTGLEGQRSKHKKYNHKQ; encoded by the exons ATGGTGAAGCCGCGCTACAAGGGCCGCTGCTCCATCAACCCCTCCCGCGCCAGCACCAACCCCG ATCGCATCGGGGGCGAGGGAGGGAACAACATGCGGGACCGAGCGACCATCCGGCGGCTCAACATGTACCGGCAGAAGGAGCGCAG GAACAAACGTGGCAAAATCATCAAACCTCTGCAGTATCAGTCAACTGTGGCACCAGGAACTGTTGCAAGAGTAGAACCAAATATCAAATGGTTTG GAAATACTCGTGTGATCAAGCAATCATCCCTGCAGAAATtccaggaggagatggagacTGTGATGAAGGATCCTTACAGGGTGATCATGAAGCAGAAGAAGCTGCCCATGTCCCTGTTCCACGACAGGATCAAACCACAC ACCTCCAGAGTTCACATTCTTGACACAGAAACATTTGAAACAACGTTTGGCCCCAAAGCACAGAGGAAAAGACCAAATCTGTCTGCAAGTGATGTGCAGTCTCTGGTGGAGAATGCTGAGGCCTCGTCAGAGTCTTATGACCGGGGCAAGGACCGAGACCTGGTGACAGAGGACACTGGTGTAAG GGATGAAGCACAAGAGGAAATCTTTAAGAAAGGACAGTCCAAAAGAATCTGGGGTGAGCTCTACAAG gtGATTGACTCATCAGATGTTGTTGTTCAAGTTCTGGATGCCCGAGATCCCATGGGCACTCGCTCCCCTCATGTGGAATCCTACCTTAAAAAGGAGAAGCCTTGGAAACATCTCATTTTTGTCCTGAACAAATGTGATCTCATTCCTACCTGGGCCACT AAGCGTTGGGTCACTGTCCTTTCCCAGGAGTATCCAACACTTGCTTTCCATGCCAGCCTCACCAACCCATTTGGCAAAGGTGCCTTCATCCAGCTCCTCAGGCAGTTTGGAAAG TTACACTCTGACAAGAAGCAGATCAGTGTGGGATTCATTGGTTACCCCAACGTTGGCAAGAGCTCAGTGATCAATACCCTGAGGTCCAAGAAGGTCTGCAGTGTGGCCCCCATTGCAGGGGAAACAAAG GTGTGGCAGTACATCACCTTGATGCGGCGGATCTTCCTCATCGACTGCCCCGGGGTGGTTTATCCATCAGGAGACTCAGAGACAGACATTGTGCTCAAGGGAGTG GTTCAAGTTGAAAAGATTAAGAGCCCTGAAGATCATAtttgtgctgtgctggaaaGAGCCAAAGAGGAGTACATCAGGAAGACATACAAAATTGAGTCCTGGACGGATACAGAAGACTTCCTTGAGAAACTTGCTGCTAGGACTGGAAAACTGCTAAAG GGTGGTGAGCCTGACTTGCAGACTGTGAGCAAGATGGTTCTCAATGactggcagaggggcagaatcccttTCTTTGTGATGCCACCAATGGCAGAACCAGTGGCAGGTCAGCCAGCTCCCCAG CCTCCTGtgctggaagcagctgtgaCATCCAGCCAAGATATCACTGAGGAGAAAGTCTCTGAGTTGGTGGCACCAGCTGTGGAGGCAGCAGAGGAGGGGAACAACACAAACAATGAAATCAGGCAGCTCATGTCCCACGTGCGGCAGAACTTCGGCAGGATTAACGTGGCACCTCAGTTCTCAGAAGAAGACCTGGTTCCTGTGGATGTGCCAGGCTTTGATGACACTGACCATGAATCCactggagaggaggaagaggaggaggaagaggagaaagaggagaatgaggaacatccaggagaggaggaattgcagatggcaccagctgtccaggagagcTCTAAAGCTGTTCTTAAGGCTTTGGAGGACAAGATTGCGAAATACAAAAAATTTTTGGATAGAGCCAAGGCCAAGAGATTCTCAGCAATAAG AATCCCCAAGCGACTGAGTGACCAAGTGTTTGCAAAATCCATGGAGAAGGctgaaaaacccaaagaaactggagaCAGAG gcacagagaagaaaagaaagatgaaagaagAGGAAAGTGATGATGATGACCAGTTGGGTAAACAGCCTTGTAAGAAACTCACATCCAAAGAA AGGAGACGAGCCGAGAGGCAGCAGCGCTCCAAGAAAGTCGGAGTCCGCTATTATGAAACTCACAACGTgaaaaataagaataagaacaagaaaaaaactgGCTTGGAGGGACAAAGATCAAAGCACAAAAAATACAACCATAAGCAATAG
- the RSPO1 gene encoding R-spondin-1, whose product MQLGLLVVVVFLSSMDPTGSSKVVKGKRQRRISTELSQGCARGCDLCSEFNGCLRCSPKLFILLERNDIRQIGICLPSCPLGYFGLRNTDMNKCIKCKIENCESCFSRNFCTKCKEGLYLHKGRCYVTCPEGYAAANGTMECSSPAQCEMSEWGPWGPCSKKRKLCGFKKGNEDRTRRILQAPAGDVSLCPATTEVRRCTVQKSQCPEGKRKKKEEQGKQDNGNRNRKDTKDTKSGIKKRKNKQRGATVPATPASPAQ is encoded by the exons ATGCAGCTTGGACTGCTTGTGGTGGTGGTTTTTCTGAGCTCCATGGATCCAACAGGCAGCAGCAAGGTGGTGAAGGGCAAGAGGCAAAGACGAA TCAGCACGGAgctgagccagggctgtgccaggggctgtgacCTGTGCTCTGAGTTCAACGGGTGCCTGAGGTGCTCCCCCAAACTCTTCATCCTCCTGGAGCGCAATGACATCCGGCAGATCGGGATTTGCCTGccctcctgtcccctgggcTACTTCGGCCTTCGCAACACGGACATGAACAAGTGCATCA aATGCAAAATTGAGAACTGTGAGTCGTGTTTCAGTCGAAACTTTTGCACAAAATGTAAGGAAGGTTTGTATTTGCACAAAGGGAGATGTTACGTGACGTGCCCCGAAGGCTACGCTGCTGCCAACGGCACCATGGAGTGCAGCAGTCCTG CACAATGTGAAATGAGTGAGTGGGGTCCGTGGGGCCCCTGCTCCAAGAAGAGGAAGCTCTGTGGCTTCAAGAAGGGCAACGAGGACCGGACACGGCGGATCCTGCAGGCGCCCGCTGGGGACGTGTCCCTGTGCCCGGCCACCACGGAGGTGCGGCGCTGCACGGTGCAGAAGAGCCAGTGCCCCGAag ggaaaaggaagaaaaaggaagagcaAGGAAAGCAAGATAATGGGAACAGAAATAGGAAAGACACCAAAGACACAAAGTCTGGCATCAAGAAGAGGAAGAACAAACAGAGAGGGGCCACGGTGCCTGCGAcgcctgccagccctgcccagtaG